CTGATACAGATTTTCTGGAAGGTGTATAATCAACTGAATTCAACAGAGGCGATCGAATACAATCCGTAGTacgtttaaaaatagaaaattgcaAGATCGTCACAAGACAATAAGAGGGCGGCAAGAAATTTCCATAAGttgtaatttgaaaatttaaaaaatctccaATGGGAAGCCGAGACCTCCGGTTACAATGCGCGTAACACTGACGTGTTCTCGGGTGTTACGCGGCGGTGCAACCTGTTTAAGGCAGGCCTACCGTGAGACTTGACCACAAAttgttgtttcaattttttttacaaaatcgaTTGGATAATTATTTGAGTCCAATATTTTCGAATCGATGTCCGCGCAGTTTTCTTATGGCAACGATCCGGGTGTGCGTGAAAGCAGTGGGGtacaggaagaaaaaaactacgCAGCCGCTTTACTTTCCCTTTCCCTGGCGCGTGCTGTAAaattccaaaagaaaagaagaaaaactttttctccttctgcGAAGAGGGAAAAATGGGAGCGATCAGAAGGTGGTGTCGATACGGAAAAGGAGTCGTAACCGAAACCATCGGAGAAATAAGCCCTACCCACGTATCGTTAAACACTTCCCAGTTTGCATTACATGGAGCCTTGGAGCCCGTGTAAGTATATAAAGAGCCTGATGTCAAAAGTCAGCAGCATCAGTTGTTTGTCGAATTGTCTTCCAGTCCACTACTAACACAGCACTCCTCGTCATGAAGGTAAAAATTCAatcgagttaaaaaaaaaaaaaaatttgaaaagaaacatataagaaagtttaaaatattttccggATTTGGTCAAAACAGATTGTCATTCTTTCCGTATTGGTGGTCGTGGCTGCTACTCAAACTGCTTACAATAAAGAGCCGGCTTACAAAACTTCTGAATACGTGAGTGAAGCCTTATAACTTTAATCAGATTAATTTTAACGCTGTCATTTGATGACAGCCCCCACAGCCGTACAGCTTTGAATGGGAAGTCAACGATGCTCCTTCCTACAACAACTACGGCCACTCTGAGAAAAGCGATGGCAATGTCGTCACCGGATCGTACCGAGTTCAACTCCCCGACGGTCGCATGCAAATCGTCAACTACAAGGCCGACAGTTACGGTTACGTCGCTGACGTAAAATACGAGGGAGAAGCCAAGTATCCCGAATACAAACCAGCCGCTTACAAAGCCCCAGCTCCTTCCTATCCAGCTCCTCCAGCCCCGTCCTATCCAGCTCCTTCTGCTCCTGTTTACCAGGCCCCAGCTACTCCAGCCTACAAGGCTCCGGCCCCAGCACCTGCCTACAGAGCCCCTACTCCCGCTGCCCCGGCTTACAAAGCCCCAGAAGCTCCCGTCTACAAAGTCCAATCTGCTCCCGCTGTCAAAATCCCTGCCGCTCCGGTCTACAAAACTCCCGCCGCCCCGGCACCTGTAGCCCCAGCTTACAAAGCTCCCGCTCCCGCTGCCCCGGCTTATAAAGCTCCTTCAGCTCCGGTCTACAGAGCCCCTACTCCCGCTACTCCGGTTTACAAGGCCCCGGCTCCTGCGGCCCCGGTTTACAAGGCTCCCGCTCCCGCGCCTCCGGTATACAAAGTTCCATCCACTCCAATCTATAGGAGTTCCGCTGCTGCCTCTTCGCCTTGGATTCCAATTCGCTCCTAAAATACTATAAGCTCATACAATAATTAAATAGTGCTCAATTTAATTAGGTTGTGTTTACAGGAAAGAATTGACAATGACGCTGGTTGCATTCGATGATATACGTGCCCCTTTTGTATGCCCCATTAATACTcttttgcgtgtgtgtgtgtgtgtaccttaaagaatacaatttttaaaagatagaaaaataaaagaattgattctataatttaaaatttaaaaaacaaaaacaaaatgagatTGTGACGCTTTTTCCTGCTCAGTTATTCTTTCCGGGTCTCACACTTTTTGTTATTAAAATGCGGAGAAGATGTCGAACACCATTAAGCTGGTTAATATTCAAATGCGCATCTTATTGAATCGCCTGAGTCGAATTTAAAACCAGTGAATAAATAACTGACGACAGGATATTGCGGGAGAGATCACAATGTACAAAAGATAGAAATCAGATTATTAGCAAAAAATGTCCAAGTCTACTTGCAGCTAAGGGAAAGTTTCTCAACTTCATCCGTTCGTGCGCGTTTTTTGCTATCATCTTGTTATTTGTAAACGATAGCCTCTTTACGTTTTCCAAATAAAGTTCTGATTTCTAACCTGCTCTAACACAAATACGTATGGGTGAGCAATATTCTCATCCAGTGAAGCGTCGCAGATAAGAAATGCCGCCGACGTTAATAAGTTCACTTTCATcgtctggtaaaaaaaaaacaagagtctGACAAGGATATTCATTCCATGTTTcggtttttcaaattattcacGGAAACATGGGATGGAgaccgcaaaaaaaaaaaattatgtcaaCCACCTTTCCACTTTTCTATACAGTCAAAGCTTCGGTTATCTGTAGTCGGAATTATTCATATACTCCCGAGATTATTCATGCCAACCAAGAATggataaaattttctttggagagtttcttgacatttgaatttttgtttttttcaaatgcaaaCAGGAACATTGACAACCCAGAAATGGAAGCTTTGGTAATTGTGTAAACGATCGAGGTCACGATGATTCAGCACGGCGACTCTGCTGGGCGTGGTCTGGCGAGGGAAAGATGGTATTCCAACTCCATTTATTTAGCCATTAAGGGAAATAAGATTATGATCGATCATCGTTATCATGGCTTGTGCATCAACTTGCGCAATCCATCGCCCGGATTGTGACCTGGAAAACGTCGATTCCTGTACTAGCATTCCGGCAGGTTTACCATGGCACAGCGGGAGCGATCCCCTTCACTTCTTTTTCGTACAACggtgaaattgaaaagaaagaaataaaataaacaattctagCTTTCACTATCGTTGGTCTTATTCTGATCTGCTGGATTTCTTGTACACATCTTCTTTAGTTCGActttgaataaaaacaaattaaaaaaaaagaaacaaatttccattgaaaattgaagtgTCATGCCATTTGCTGTCGTTGTCATGG
This sequence is a window from Daphnia pulicaria isolate SC F1-1A chromosome 7, SC_F0-13Bv2, whole genome shotgun sequence. Protein-coding genes within it:
- the LOC124349933 gene encoding repetitive proline-rich cell wall protein 1-like yields the protein MKIVILSVLVVVAATQTAYNKEPAYKTSEYPPQPYSFEWEVNDAPSYNNYGHSEKSDGNVVTGSYRVQLPDGRMQIVNYKADSYGYVADVKYEGEAKYPEYKPAAYKAPAPSYPAPPAPSYPAPSAPVYQAPATPAYKAPAPAPAYRAPTPAAPAYKAPEAPVYKVQSAPAVKIPAAPVYKTPAAPAPVAPAYKAPAPAAPAYKAPSAPVYRAPTPATPVYKAPAPAAPVYKAPAPAPPVYKVPSTPIYRSSAAASSPWIPIRS